The genomic segment GATGTATACAACATTAGTTATGTGGGCAGGGTTTATCGTGTTAACGGTTGTAGCCTTAGCATTTAAGTGGTGGACACCCGGAAAGATGCAGTATTCAAAAGGAGATGAATGAGTATGATGAAGTACGATATAATGCATTTTGAAGCTCTTGGTAAGGAAGCGGAGTTTTTAAAGAATATAACAGAAGAACTGCAAAAGAAAGGCGCATTGCCTACTTCTTTTACCTCTTTAATTACGCCGTTGACTATTCAAGAGTACTTGAAAGAAAATACTGTTGATTTACCCGATATCATCACGACGAAAACGCATTCGAAATTGCCGGATACGTATGTTAATAATGGAATTAAAAAAAGCGTTATTACACGAAGTGCCGGGTATGACCATTTTGAGCATCTGCAATACAAGATTAACTTAGCAAGTTTAAGAGAATATTGCATTGATGCCGTTGCACAAACCGCAATAAAATTCCTGTATTGCACAACAGGCAATTTAAATGAGTATTCGGATAACACAAAGATTTTTGAAAGAAAAAATACCAAATCTTTTATTGAACTGAGAAAAAACAGGGTTGCCACCGTGTACGGTGTCGGAAAGATCGGTAAACGGATTTATGAAGACCTTGAGGCAAACGGCGTAACCGTTCAAGCAGTGGATATTCGTGAAAATGAATTGAAGGAGATGGCAGAATACAAAGACTGCCGTTTTACGGATCGCGATACTGCTATTGTAAATTCCGATATACTCATCAATGTAATGAATTTAACAAAAGATAAAAACAGCAGGTTTTATAATGCAGGGTACTTTGATGAAACGTATCTTTTAAAAGCAAGAAAACCGTTGATTTTTATCAATGTTACAAGAGGAGAAATTGCTCCTGAAGCAACGTTGCTGAAGCTCTACAGAGAAGGGAAGATTATCGGTGTCGCGGCAGATGTGTTCAGCCAAGAGTCTGAATTAACGGATTACTTGCGGGCAAACGATTTTACTGGGTGCCAAAATGAAAATATTCTAGCAGCGAAAGAAATTATCGATGAAGCACTGGCAAGGAAATCGAATTTCTATGTACAGCCCCATCAAGGATTCAATTCGGATATAGCAGCAAAGACAAAAGCTGCGGAAGCAATGAACCATGTTGTATTCTGGTTGAATAACGGTAAAGATCACTTTAAAGAACAATTACCGTATTATACATAGGGGCACCTCTAAAAATCTAACCGAGTTTTTAGAGGTGCTCAATATCTCCGACACTCTGCGTCGGTGTGTCCATAAGTTCGTCCATACAGGTAATGAGGATGTCATTTGTTGAGGTTTTTGCCGTTCTATCTTGGATTCATTCGCAGTCCGTCGAGAAAAAGTATTGGGTATAATTTCTCCAGCGGACGGTTGCGCCGCTGCCGAACATCCTCAATGACGGATTCTGCTACCCGAAAAATCAATTCGGGCAAAACCTCCGCCCCATAGACATTCTGCGGAATTTGATCTGTCTATCTGTTTGATACGATTACCCTTCTTCTAAAATAAACCGTCTGAAATTTTGAGCACAATTCCGCACAAAAGGGATACAACCACACCCTTGTTTTTTCCCTAAAAAAAAGATAGATTGATATATTCTTCACAAAAATCATTAAGGAAAGTCAGAGCTTATGCCGCATCTTTATATTCCCGAACACTACCGGCCGGTTTTGACCGGTAAAGAAACAGAACAGGCTATTGTCCGTATCAAAAACTTTTTTCAGCTCACTTTATCGACCCGTTTGAACTTAACCCGTGTTACAGCGCCGCTCTTTGTTCCCAGAGGAAAGGGCTTGAACGATGATCTGAACGGCACGGAGCGGGCAGTGCATTTTCCGGTAAAGGATATGAACGAGCAGGCACTTGAGATTGTACACTCGCTTGCAAAGTGGAAGCGAGTCAAAATAGCGGAAATGGGATTAAAGTCCGGCTTCGGTATTTATACGGATATGAATGCGATTCGAGCTGATGAGGAACTTGATAATATCCATTCGCTGTATGTCGATCAGTGGGATTGGGAGCTTGCGATGGAGAAGGCTGACCGAACGCTCGATTTCCTGAAGGCAACCGTAGAAAAAATATATGATTGCTTAAAGTGTACCGAGTTTTTTATCTATGATAACTATTCAGCAATCGAGCCGATTCTGCCGAAGCATATCACCTTTATCCATGCAGAAGATCTCTATGCGCAGTATCCCAATCTTTCCGGAAAGGAACGAGAACGAAAGTGCGCCCAACAGTACGGCGCTGTTTTTTTAATCGGCATTGGTGCCCCACTTGCGAACGGAGTACCGCACGATGGCAGGGCGCCCGACTATGACGACTGGATTACTGCAACCGGCGGCGGACGGCACGGATTAAACGGAGACTTACTGGTATGGAATCCCGTATTAGAGGATGTGCTTGAGCTCTCTTCGATGGGAATCAGGGTAAGTCCTAAAACGATGAGGGAACAGCTTGCCGCCCGCAACTGCATGGAACGGGCATCGCTGTTTTTTCATACCAAGCTGCTGAACGGAGAGCTGCCCCAAACTATCGGTGGGGGAATCGGGCAGTCGCGGCTCTGTATGTTCTTCTTGCGGAAAGCCCATATCGGTGAAACGCAGGTTTCGGTATGGCCCGATGATATGCGGGCACAGTGCGCGGGACGAAGTATTCTGTTATTATAGAATGGGCATCTCTAAAAACTCGGTTAGCTTTTAGAAGATGCTTCATCAGCATAGCTGATAACGAGTATTTTTTATAAATTTTTATACTGTAATAATTTATAAAAAATACATCGCAAATAAATCTAAGGGAAAACCGGTGAGCAAAGCTCACCTCTAAAAACGGAAGTTTTTAGAGGTTCCCGAATATTTGTGAATGAATTTATTGGGAGGTATTACGATGGACATTCGGCATTCGGTCGCTGCGTTTTTCGGGCGGCATAATTTTGATGCGGAAGGCCCCACGGTCAATACGGTTATCGATACGCTGCTGTATGATATGGAAGAAGGGCTGAAACGGGATCCGAGCATTCCCGTCGGTACGGGACCGGCTCTTGATATGATTCCTACGTGGTTTATGCCGCCTCAACAGCCGCCCAAAAATACTTCGGTTATCGTTATCGATGCGGGCGGAACCAATTTCCGCTCATGCTTGGTTACCTTTGACGAAAACAGCATCCCGTCCATCAGTCAGCTTGAGCGGAAGCCGATGCCGGCAACCGATCGTGAATATTCCAAAGCGGAGTTTTTTGACACCATCGCCTCCTATTTAGACCATTTGAAAAACGCTGCGGATTCTATCGCATTTTGCTTTTCGTATGCGATGAAAATTACTCCGGCAGGCGACGGCGAAGTGCTGCAATTCTCTAAGGAAATCAAAGCGCCCGAAGTGATCGGCTCATTAGTCGGTCAAAATCTGGAAGCGGCGCTGATGCAGCGGGGCTGGAATAAGCTGAAACGCATTGTGCTGTTAAATGATACGGTCGCGGCGCTCCTCGCAGGGGCATCGACTGCTGTCGGCGGAAAAAAATACGATTCGTATGTGGGCTTTATCCTCGGAACCGGAATGAACGCCGCGTATATCGAATATCAGAACATTCCGAAAATTGCGTCGAACAGCTCCGGTACGGTCACCTTGCCCGCGCAGATTGTCGTCTGCGAGTCGGGAAAGTCGAACAAACAGCCGCGCAGCGATTTTGACGAAGCGTTTGCCAAAAAGACCGACCAGCCGCAGATGTTTTGGTTTGAAAAAATGTGCTCCGGCGCCTACCTCGGATCGGTTGCTTCGGTGATGATACGGGCAGCCGCTGCGGACAATCTTTTTTCCGCAGGCGTCAAAAAAGCGTTTGCTTCCATTGCCGACCTTCCGCTCATCGATGTAAACCGCTTTTTGCAAGCGCCATATTCCGATCAAACTCCGCTCGGACTGCTGTTAGCAGGCGGCACGGAAGAAGACCGCGAGGTTCTCTGCCGAATATTGGATGCGCTGATTATGCGTACGGCGCGGCTTGCTGCGGGAAATATCGCAGCGGCTGTCATTAAAACAGGCAAGGGAAAAAATCCTGCGCTGCCGGTTTGTATCCTTGCAGAGGGTACAACGTTTTTAAAAACGTACCGGTTGCATGATGCCGTCATTGCGCATCTCTATACGGTGCTGACGCAAGAGCGAGGCCTTTATTTTGATGTGGTATCCCTCGACCATGCAATTACGTTCGGTACCGCCATCGCGGGCACGATTTAACAATATAATATATAATAATGTAATAATTTAGCGGATTTAACGGAGGTTTAACGAAACTCACATGGCGGAGCTTTTTTATCTGGCAAAAATCGGAGAAATCAATCTTAAAAAAGGGAACCTAAAGGATTTTGAACGGCGGCTTGCGCAAAACTTCAGAAGCTATTTTGACGGAGCGGTGCCGAACGTACAGGTACGCGCCGGACGGATGTATGTACGGGCTGATGAGGCCTTGCAGCCGCGGGTAGAAGCGGCTTTAAATCACCTTTTCGGTATTACGAGCTGGGCGCAGGCAAAACCGGCAGATAAAACACTCGAAGCTATTTCCGAAACGGCTGTTGCCGAAGCAAAAGCTTTGCAGGCGCAAGGTGCACGCACCTTTAAAATTGAAGCCCGCCGCGCCGATAAACAATTTCCCCTTACTTCCTATGACATTGCGCGGGAAGTAGGAGGCACCATCCATACGGCGGGGATTTTAACCGTCGATGTGCATAACCCCGATGCGGTTATCAGTATCGAAGTGCGCGAAAAGCAAGCCTTCATTTACGGCGTTGAGCATATCGGCAGGAGAGGTCTTCCATGCGGCTGTTCGGGGCGGGCGCTGCTGCTGCTCTCGGGCGGAATCGACTCCCCCGTTGCCGGATACAAAATGCTCTTCCGTGGTATGAAAGTCGATTACGTGTATTTTCATTCCCATCCGTATACATCGCCGGAAGCTCAGCAAAAGGTAGAAACCTTAGCCGGTATTTTAGCTCGTTACGGGCTTGGCGGATACATTACCGTCATATCGTTTACCAAGGTACAGCAGCACCTAAAGCGGACGGTGCCGGAAGCCTATTTGACGCTCCTGCTCCGTATGTGTATGATGCACACGGCCGAAATGCTGGCCGAAAAGGTCAATGCACAGTGTTTGGTTACGGGAGAGAGTCTCGCGCAGGTGGCAAGCCAAACAATCGAAAACCTTACAATTACCGACAGCTGTGCAAAACTTCCGATTCTACGTCCGCTTATCGGTATGGACAAGGAAGAAATCATACGCTATGCGGTTGATATCGGTACCTATCAAACTTCCATATTGCCGTACGAAGATTGCTGTGTGTTGTTTTCTCCCAAGCATCCGGTATTGCATACACGGCAGAAGGATGCCGAAGATATCTATGCGCGTATAGACATAGAGCCGCTGCTTATGGAAGCCTTCGAGCAGCGTGAGACAAAAAAAATAGAATGGACGCTGCTATAAAAACGTGAAGAGAGGATATTATTTAATGCATAAAAAGTTATTACCTGTTTTATATCTTTTGATTTTTTCTTCTGTTCACTTAGTGGGCATGAGCGCTGATGAGGCATATCCTGTTATTGAAAAAATAATTTCGACTATGCCGATGCGGAAGAACAGTATCTATTATGTAAACGATGAAGATATACAACTCATACTCGGCGCAGCAGCAGAGACGAGTATTAACTTGTTTGAACTGATCGATTGTATGTACCGTTATCTTGCGATGAATAACAAACGGCTTGAAATTTCGGGGATACTCTTCCGTAACGCACGAACATTGTTTAGTTATGGAGGATATCCTGTCGAACAGCTTTTACCGATAGATAATCTCGTGAGCGTACAGGTTGGGGCTTGTTTTAATCAAAACCAAAATCCGCTTGAAATGGAGCTTGATGCCCCTTACAGCGTTTACATTGAAATTGCAACGGCTGTCTATGATACTCGATGCGGTTTTACTAAATTGCAGCCGTTTAATTTTCTGGAATCTTATGGTATGTATATTAAAAAATGGAACATTACAAAACAGATACGAAAAATCCATCTGTATGAACCCGGCTTCGGCGCTGTATACGCTCAAGGCTTCTTTAAACCGAAAAAATGGGAGCTGAGAGCTATCAGTCGAATTCCTTCTCAGTCCGCCGAACCTTGAGATTTCAGCTCATTATTTCTTTCCTCAAGACCCAGTTTTATTTCTTCTTCGCGCGCAATATCTCGCTCAGCGGTTTCAATTAATTTTTCATATTGTGTAATCCCTTCTCGATATCCGGCGATCGCTTTTTGTAAGGTTTCTATTTTATGTACCTCACCGGCAAGGGCGATTTCGTTTTCGATATATTCGATGTCGATCGCATTTTTCCCAAGCTTTACACGATACTCCGCAATAGCATCTAAATACGGTTTAAACAGTTCCGGTATGCCGGTAAGAGGTTCGTCGGTTTTTTCTCCTGCCTCGGTATAAAAGATATCGCTATACTGTGAACCTTGTTGTCTTTCGGCTTCCTCAATTTTTTCATCCGTATTTTTTATGATGTCTGTCAGAATATTGATCCGTTTCTGAGGAGTATCGGCAACACCGCATTCCGTTAGCGTTTCTTCAAGTTTTTTCTGCTCGGTATTCAGGGTTTCCTTTCTGTCTTCCATCTCATCTTGTTTTGAAACGATTGCTTGTAAGGAAAGATATGCTGTTTCGAGTTGTTCCGGAAAGGATGCACCGCGTACTTCTTTTATAACCTCATCTGTTAGAGACTCCTCTCCTGCCTCAATAATTTGTTCGTTCATTTTTTTCTGCAGGCTGGTCAATTTATTTTTTAAAGACAGCAACTGTGGACTCAATGTCAGTTTTTTGAAAAAATGTGCATCGTTTTTTTTGTGTTCAAGTTCTTGTTTTTCTTGCTGTACCTTTTCGATAGACTCTTTGAGCGGTTCAATCGATTGTGCAATGTGTGCAATTTGGGGAAGTGAATTATTTTGATAGGTTTGGAAGAACAGTAAAATAAAATCATTCCGCGTGTTCTGATAGGTACGCTGCTGTTCATGTAATAGTTTATCAACTTCTTTAGAAAAAACTTTTAATTCATTTTGCCGTGATTGTGCTGTCTTAATGCTCAAAATAGTATCCGAATCCTTTCGGCGAGATTCCCTCAGCATTTTCCACGCTTCAAAATCTTGTTCGTCGATGTGAGGCGTCGGTTCTTTACGCTGTAAAACATATTCGAATTGGGCTTCGCCGCATTCTCTGTACAATGAATTAAGCATTGTTTGTAAATTTTCCCGATCTTTTTTTCTGTCCGCTAAATTTTTCTTCAGATTATCCATACAAAACCGCCTTTGTTCATCCCGTGAATATAAGATTAAGAGAACACTATCAATATATACGTTTATCGTAAAAAATACTATATCATCGGTTCAAACACGCTACTGACTGGAAACATCGCTATCAGTGCCAAGTTCAAAAGTTGACCTCCTTGTCAATTTTTGAACGCGAGTTTTTGCTGTGCAAAAAAACGTTGCTACTGCTTATAACCACGGACATCCGTGTCCGTCCTGAAACTACAAGGCGCGAACAAAAATAAAGCGGAGGCACGCCACAGAATGTACATCCTATACATTCTGTGGCTACGAGTTTAGCTTACGCCTAAACTCGTTACAGCTTTACATCCCCGCCATCCGTGGCGCTGTTGACCAGTGTACGTCCGTGTACACTGGTCAACGATAAGTTTTTCTACCGAAAAACTTACTGCTGCTTGGAACTACCGCCGTCCTTGGCGGAAATGATACGTTGAGGATTAATTTTTATGAAGCGACAAAGTAATTACCCGTATATTTTCAAAAGAACAAAAGGATGATAGAATATGATCATGCATTTAAGTATTTGGGCGCTCGCAGCTCTGTGGTTTTTTGTTTTTTTAGGGGGCTTTGTCGATTCTGCGGCGGGGGGCGGAGGGTTAATCTCGTTGCCTGCTTATTTATTTGTCGGGCTTCCACCGCATACCGCAATCGGGTGTAATAAGTTTTCATCTGCGTGCGGCACCACACTTTCCGCAGCGCGGTTTTTTAAAAACGGCGCGGTTGACTGGCAGGTCGCGGCAGTTTCCGCTGTCTGTTCGTTTGTCGCTTCATATCTTGGTATCAGAATCGCATTGATGATCAATCAGGAAACGCTTAAAACCGTATTGGTTATCGTTCTCCCGATTGTCGCTGTGCTTCTTTTATTCAAACGCAACTTCGGTACTGAGAATAAATCAGCCGATATTCCGAAAAAGAAAGCGCTTATCTTGGCGGCCTGTACCGGTCTAGTGATCGGATTCTACGACGGACTGATCGGGCCGGGAACGGGTACCATTGCGATTATCGTTTTTTCCGCAGGGATGAAATATGATCTCAAAACCGCTTCCGGTAATGCAAAAGTTATGAATCTCGCATCGAATTATGCATCGCTCATTGCTGTCATAACCGGCAACAAGGTCATCTATTCCATTGCAATTCCTGCCGCCGTATTCGGCATCATTGGAAACTATATCGGGGCGGGGTTTGCAATAAAAAAAGGCACTGCGTTTATCAAACCGTTGATGATCTGTGTTATTATCCTGCTGTTCGGAAAACTCTTTTACGATGTTTTCGGGACATTTCTGTTCTCATAGGCGCTTATGAACTATACGCTTTACGACCCTTATGACTATCCACTGTATCGTCCGCCGAGCGAGGCTTATTCTTTAATCTTACAGGTAACACTCGGCTGTTCGTACAACCGCTGCGTCTTTTGCGGAATGTATCAGACAAAAAAATTCCGGATTAAGCCGATTGAAACGGTGAAGCAGGAACTTGTGATGTTTGCCGAACACTACCGCCGTGTTGATAAGGTGTTCTTGGCTGACGGCGATGCGTTAACCGCCCCGACGGAATACTTGGCCGCGGTGTTGGACGCGATTGCTGCCGTTATTCCGCAGTGCAAACGGGTTTCCTGCTATGCAACTCATCTCAATATCAGACAAAAATCTCCGGAAGAATTAAAGCTGCTGGCCTCAAAGGGGTTGACGCTTTTGTATCTCGGTGTGGAAAGCGGCGACGATGAAACGCTCAAGTTTATCCGGAAGGGAACAACGGCGGTGGAGCTGATCAAACTTTCCAACAAGGTGAAAGATGCGGGGATGGAACTGTCGGCAACCTTTATTTTAGGGATTAATGGCGCCGAACGGGATAATACGCAGCATGCGATTAAAACCGGTGAGATTATCTCCAAAATGTATTTGACGTATGCGGGGCTGCTCACCTTGCGGCTTGAAGACGGCAGCTATCTTACCAAAGCCGCCGCCGAAGGAAAATACACGGTTGTCGGGATTGAAGAGGTTGTAAGAGAATTAAAGCTGATTTTAGAGAATATCCATGTTGAAGAGATGACCGCTCCGGTGATTTTCCGCTCCAACCACGCCTCAAACTTTTTAACGTTGAAAGGGACGCTGCCGCAGGATAGGGACGCGATGCTCGCGCAAGTCAACCGCGTTTTGGAGCGGGGCGTATATCCTGAACACCGGAAATATTATTTATAGGGCATCTTTAAGAGCCGCATTTCGGCGATCGAATGTATATTTCCTTTATAAGGTGGCCGACCGTGCAGCCGTTTTCCGGGCGGCGGCAATGACTTCTTCCGCTTGAGCCTGCGTAATCCGCGCCGCGGCGGCCGCCGCTTCCACGGAAGCGGCGGCAAGCTTTTCAATACTTGAAAAGCTGCGCAGCAAACGCGCAGCCCGTTTTTCCCCGATGTGGGGCAGCTGTTCAAACTGTAAGTGCAGTTCTTCTTTTGAGCGTAACCGGTTGTTGCGAGTGTTGGCAAACCGGTGCGTTTCGTCGCGTACCCGCTGGAGTACCCGTAAGGCTGCGCTCCGCCGCGGCAGTACAATCGGCTTGTTGATATGCGGCCGGTAGAGTTCTTCATTTTTTTCTGCAAGCCCCACCAACGGAATATCCAGCTCCAGTGCGTCGAGTACCGCTTTGGCCGCATTTACCTGCCCGATGCCGCCGTCTATCATAATTAGGTCGGGCAGCTCTGCCGCTTCGTTCAGCAAACGGGTATACCGCCGCGCCACCGCTTCCCGCATGGAGGCATAGTCGTCGATAATGCCGTCCGTGGTGCGTAGCCTGAAAATCCGGTAGTTCTTTTTGTCGGGATTGCCGTCCTTAAACGAGATGAGGCTTGCAACCGTGTACTTGCCGTGCAAATGAGCGATATCGAAACCTTCGATACGGTGGGGCGGCCGGTCAAGCGATAATATCTTTTGGAGTTCTTCCAAGGCAGGGAAGTCTCCCAGCTCCTTTATGCGGCGGGCAGCGTCCTCTTTTGCGTTAAACTGTGCCATTGCAAGCGCCGCTTTATGCCGCCGAAGTACGGAAGGAGGCAGCCGGTCTACTGCAAACCGCTCCGGTACGTTTCGGTGGTCTACACCATCTGATGCAGCTGTTGTTTGTTTTGATACATTCGGTTCGCTTGCACTGTCGGATACCGGTGCCGTTTCAGCCGTACTGGATACTCCTAGGGTGCCGGTTGTTTTGAAACTATTAGCAGTACTGCTTTCGGCATCACTTATGTCAGGTGTAACGGCG from the Treponema medium genome contains:
- a CDS encoding NAD(P)-dependent oxidoreductase; amino-acid sequence: MMKYDIMHFEALGKEAEFLKNITEELQKKGALPTSFTSLITPLTIQEYLKENTVDLPDIITTKTHSKLPDTYVNNGIKKSVITRSAGYDHFEHLQYKINLASLREYCIDAVAQTAIKFLYCTTGNLNEYSDNTKIFERKNTKSFIELRKNRVATVYGVGKIGKRIYEDLEANGVTVQAVDIRENELKEMAEYKDCRFTDRDTAIVNSDILINVMNLTKDKNSRFYNAGYFDETYLLKARKPLIFINVTRGEIAPEATLLKLYREGKIIGVAADVFSQESELTDYLRANDFTGCQNENILAAKEIIDEALARKSNFYVQPHQGFNSDIAAKTKAAEAMNHVVFWLNNGKDHFKEQLPYYT
- a CDS encoding transposase, which gives rise to MPELIFRVAESVIEDVRQRRNRPLEKLYPILFLDGLRMNPR
- the asnA gene encoding aspartate--ammonia ligase → MPHLYIPEHYRPVLTGKETEQAIVRIKNFFQLTLSTRLNLTRVTAPLFVPRGKGLNDDLNGTERAVHFPVKDMNEQALEIVHSLAKWKRVKIAEMGLKSGFGIYTDMNAIRADEELDNIHSLYVDQWDWELAMEKADRTLDFLKATVEKIYDCLKCTEFFIYDNYSAIEPILPKHITFIHAEDLYAQYPNLSGKERERKCAQQYGAVFLIGIGAPLANGVPHDGRAPDYDDWITATGGGRHGLNGDLLVWNPVLEDVLELSSMGIRVSPKTMREQLAARNCMERASLFFHTKLLNGELPQTIGGGIGQSRLCMFFLRKAHIGETQVSVWPDDMRAQCAGRSILLL
- a CDS encoding hexokinase family protein, with translation MDIRHSVAAFFGRHNFDAEGPTVNTVIDTLLYDMEEGLKRDPSIPVGTGPALDMIPTWFMPPQQPPKNTSVIVIDAGGTNFRSCLVTFDENSIPSISQLERKPMPATDREYSKAEFFDTIASYLDHLKNAADSIAFCFSYAMKITPAGDGEVLQFSKEIKAPEVIGSLVGQNLEAALMQRGWNKLKRIVLLNDTVAALLAGASTAVGGKKYDSYVGFILGTGMNAAYIEYQNIPKIASNSSGTVTLPAQIVVCESGKSNKQPRSDFDEAFAKKTDQPQMFWFEKMCSGAYLGSVASVMIRAAAADNLFSAGVKKAFASIADLPLIDVNRFLQAPYSDQTPLGLLLAGGTEEDREVLCRILDALIMRTARLAAGNIAAAVIKTGKGKNPALPVCILAEGTTFLKTYRLHDAVIAHLYTVLTQERGLYFDVVSLDHAITFGTAIAGTI
- the thiI gene encoding tRNA uracil 4-sulfurtransferase ThiI, with translation MAELFYLAKIGEINLKKGNLKDFERRLAQNFRSYFDGAVPNVQVRAGRMYVRADEALQPRVEAALNHLFGITSWAQAKPADKTLEAISETAVAEAKALQAQGARTFKIEARRADKQFPLTSYDIAREVGGTIHTAGILTVDVHNPDAVISIEVREKQAFIYGVEHIGRRGLPCGCSGRALLLLSGGIDSPVAGYKMLFRGMKVDYVYFHSHPYTSPEAQQKVETLAGILARYGLGGYITVISFTKVQQHLKRTVPEAYLTLLLRMCMMHTAEMLAEKVNAQCLVTGESLAQVASQTIENLTITDSCAKLPILRPLIGMDKEEIIRYAVDIGTYQTSILPYEDCCVLFSPKHPVLHTRQKDAEDIYARIDIEPLLMEAFEQRETKKIEWTLL
- a CDS encoding sulfite exporter TauE/SafE family protein, encoding MHLSIWALAALWFFVFLGGFVDSAAGGGGLISLPAYLFVGLPPHTAIGCNKFSSACGTTLSAARFFKNGAVDWQVAAVSAVCSFVASYLGIRIALMINQETLKTVLVIVLPIVAVLLLFKRNFGTENKSADIPKKKALILAACTGLVIGFYDGLIGPGTGTIAIIVFSAGMKYDLKTASGNAKVMNLASNYASLIAVITGNKVIYSIAIPAAVFGIIGNYIGAGFAIKKGTAFIKPLMICVIILLFGKLFYDVFGTFLFS
- a CDS encoding B12-binding domain-containing radical SAM protein; this translates as MNYTLYDPYDYPLYRPPSEAYSLILQVTLGCSYNRCVFCGMYQTKKFRIKPIETVKQELVMFAEHYRRVDKVFLADGDALTAPTEYLAAVLDAIAAVIPQCKRVSCYATHLNIRQKSPEELKLLASKGLTLLYLGVESGDDETLKFIRKGTTAVELIKLSNKVKDAGMELSATFILGINGAERDNTQHAIKTGEIISKMYLTYAGLLTLRLEDGSYLTKAAAEGKYTVVGIEEVVRELKLILENIHVEEMTAPVIFRSNHASNFLTLKGTLPQDRDAMLAQVNRVLERGVYPEHRKYYL